The following coding sequences lie in one Mycobacterium sp. Z3061 genomic window:
- the sucC gene encoding ADP-forming succinate--CoA ligase subunit beta gives MDLFEYQAKELFAKHGVPGTQGRVTDTAEGAKAIAEEIGAPVMVKAQVKTGGRGKAGGVKYAANAEEAYEHAKNILGLDIKGHIVKKLLVAEASDIAEEYYLSFLLDRANRTYLAMCSVEGGMEIEEVAATKPDRLAKVPVNAVEGVDLAFARSIAEQGHLPADVLDAAAVTIEKLWGVFVGEDATLVEVNPLVRTPDDKILALDGKVTLDANADFRQPGHAEFEDRASTDPLELKAKEHDLNYVKLSGEVGIIGNGAGLVMSTLDVVAYAGEKHGGVKPANFLDIGGGASAEIMAAGLDVILGDPEVKSVFVNVFGGITSCDAVAAGIVKALEILGDEANKPLVVRLDGNNVEEGRRILAEANHPLVIQAETMDAGADKAAELASA, from the coding sequence ATGGATCTGTTCGAGTATCAAGCTAAGGAACTGTTCGCCAAGCACGGTGTACCCGGCACGCAGGGCCGGGTCACCGACACCGCTGAAGGCGCGAAGGCCATCGCGGAGGAGATCGGCGCACCCGTGATGGTGAAGGCCCAGGTCAAGACCGGTGGCCGGGGCAAGGCGGGTGGCGTGAAGTACGCCGCGAACGCCGAGGAAGCCTACGAGCACGCCAAGAACATCCTGGGCCTGGACATCAAGGGCCACATCGTGAAGAAACTGCTGGTCGCCGAGGCCAGTGACATCGCCGAGGAGTACTACCTCTCGTTCCTGCTCGACCGCGCCAACCGCACCTATCTGGCGATGTGCTCGGTCGAGGGCGGCATGGAGATCGAGGAGGTCGCCGCGACCAAGCCCGACCGGCTGGCGAAGGTGCCGGTGAACGCCGTCGAGGGCGTCGACCTGGCCTTCGCGCGTTCCATCGCCGAACAGGGCCACCTGCCGGCCGACGTGCTGGACGCGGCCGCTGTGACGATCGAGAAGCTCTGGGGCGTGTTCGTCGGCGAGGACGCCACTCTGGTCGAGGTCAACCCGTTGGTGCGCACGCCGGACGACAAGATCCTGGCTCTGGACGGCAAGGTCACCCTGGACGCCAACGCCGACTTCCGTCAGCCCGGGCACGCCGAGTTCGAGGACCGCGCGTCCACCGACCCGCTCGAGCTCAAAGCCAAGGAACACGACCTCAACTACGTCAAGCTCAGCGGCGAGGTCGGAATCATCGGCAACGGCGCGGGATTGGTGATGTCGACGCTGGACGTGGTCGCCTACGCCGGCGAGAAGCACGGCGGCGTGAAGCCGGCCAACTTCCTGGACATCGGCGGCGGCGCGTCGGCCGAGATCATGGCGGCCGGCCTGGACGTGATCCTGGGCGACCCGGAAGTCAAGAGCGTGTTCGTCAATGTCTTCGGCGGCATCACGTCGTGCGACGCGGTGGCGGCCGGGATCGTCAAGGCCCTGGAAATCCTGGGCGACGAGGCCAACAAGCCCCTGGTGGTCCGGTTGGACGGCAACAACGTCGAAGAGGGCCGTCGCATCCTGGCCGAGGCCAACCACCCGCTGGTGATTCAGGCCGAGACCATGGACGCCGGTGCCGACAAAGCCGCCGAGCTGGCGAGCGCCTGA
- the pcrA gene encoding DNA helicase PcrA: MSVHVTQAKYPRPSAVDELLDGLNPQQRQAVVHEGSPLLIVAGAGSGKTAVLTRRIAYLIAERGVGVGQILAITFTNKAAAEMRERVVSLVGDRARYMWVSTFHSSCVRILRNQASLIEGLNSNFSIYDADDSRRLLQMIGRDMGLDIKRYSPRLLANAISNLKNELIDPHQAVSNLTDESDDLARTVASVFGEYQRRLRAANALDFDDLIGETVAVLQTFPDIAQYYRRRFRHVLVDEYQDTNHAQYMLVRELVGHGSVDAEDEVPPAELCVVGDADQSIYAFRGATIRNIEDFERDYPDATTILLEQNYRSTQNILSAANSVIARNSGRREKRLWTDAGEGELIVGYVADNEHDEARFVADEIDALADRGEITYNDVAVFYRTNNSSRSLEEVFIRAGIPYKVVGGVRFYERKEIRDIVAYLRVLDNPGDAVSMRRILNTPRRGIGDRAEACVAVYAENTGASFADALQAAAEGKVPMLNTRAEKCIAGFVELLDELRGHLDDDLGELVEAVLERTGYRRELESSTDPQELARLDNLNELVSVAHEFSTDLANAAALAEDAPEDEDVPDTGVLAAFLERVSLVADSDEIPEHGAGMVTLMTLHTAKGLEFPVVFVTGWEDGMFPHMRALDDPMELSEERRLAYVGITRARQRLYVSRAIVRSSWGQPMLNPESRFLREIPQQLIDWRRVAPKPSFSAPVSGAGRFGTPRSAPTRSGASKRPLVVLEPGDRVTHDKYGLGRVEEVSGVGESAMSLIDFGSAGRVKLMHNHAPISKL, translated from the coding sequence ATGAGTGTGCACGTAACCCAAGCCAAGTACCCCCGTCCCAGCGCGGTCGACGAACTCCTGGACGGGCTGAACCCACAACAGCGCCAGGCGGTGGTGCACGAAGGCTCGCCGCTGCTGATCGTCGCCGGCGCAGGTTCGGGTAAGACCGCGGTGCTGACCCGCCGTATCGCCTACCTGATCGCCGAACGCGGCGTCGGCGTCGGTCAGATCCTGGCCATCACCTTCACCAACAAGGCCGCCGCCGAAATGCGCGAACGGGTGGTCAGTCTGGTCGGCGACCGAGCCCGGTACATGTGGGTGTCCACCTTCCACTCGTCCTGCGTGCGGATCCTGCGCAATCAGGCGTCGCTGATCGAGGGGCTCAACTCCAATTTCTCCATCTACGACGCCGACGATTCGCGGCGGCTGTTGCAGATGATCGGCCGCGACATGGGCCTCGACATCAAGCGCTACTCTCCGCGACTGCTTGCCAACGCCATCTCGAACCTCAAGAACGAGCTGATCGACCCGCATCAGGCGGTGTCCAACCTCACCGACGAGTCCGACGACCTGGCCCGCACCGTCGCATCCGTCTTCGGCGAGTACCAGCGCCGGCTGCGGGCGGCCAACGCGCTGGACTTCGACGACCTGATCGGCGAGACCGTCGCGGTGCTGCAGACCTTTCCGGACATCGCCCAGTACTACCGGCGCCGGTTCCGCCATGTGCTGGTCGACGAGTACCAGGACACCAACCACGCCCAGTACATGCTGGTGCGGGAGCTGGTCGGGCACGGCTCTGTCGACGCGGAAGATGAGGTGCCGCCGGCCGAGTTGTGTGTGGTCGGTGACGCCGACCAGTCCATCTACGCCTTCCGCGGCGCCACGATCCGCAACATCGAAGACTTCGAACGCGACTATCCGGACGCCACAACGATTCTGCTGGAACAGAATTACCGCTCGACGCAGAACATCCTGTCGGCGGCCAACTCGGTGATCGCCCGCAATTCCGGGCGTCGCGAAAAGCGGTTGTGGACCGACGCGGGCGAAGGCGAACTGATCGTCGGGTACGTCGCCGACAACGAGCACGACGAGGCCAGGTTCGTGGCCGACGAGATCGACGCGCTGGCCGACCGTGGCGAGATCACCTACAACGACGTCGCCGTCTTCTACCGCACCAACAACTCGTCGCGCTCGCTGGAAGAGGTCTTCATCCGCGCCGGCATCCCGTACAAAGTCGTTGGGGGCGTGCGCTTTTACGAGCGCAAGGAGATCCGGGACATCGTGGCTTACCTGCGGGTGCTGGACAACCCCGGCGACGCGGTCAGCATGCGGCGCATCCTCAACACCCCGCGCCGCGGTATCGGCGACCGTGCCGAGGCGTGTGTCGCGGTGTACGCCGAGAACACCGGCGCCAGCTTCGCCGACGCCCTGCAGGCGGCCGCCGAGGGCAAGGTGCCGATGCTCAACACCCGCGCCGAGAAGTGCATTGCCGGTTTCGTCGAACTGCTCGACGAGTTGCGCGGGCATCTCGATGACGACCTGGGCGAGTTGGTCGAGGCGGTGCTGGAACGCACCGGCTACCGCCGCGAGCTGGAGTCGTCGACCGATCCGCAGGAATTGGCGCGGCTGGACAACCTCAACGAATTGGTCAGCGTCGCACACGAATTCAGCACCGATCTGGCGAACGCGGCCGCCCTGGCCGAAGACGCGCCGGAGGACGAGGATGTCCCGGACACCGGTGTGCTGGCGGCGTTCCTGGAGCGGGTGTCGCTGGTCGCCGATTCCGATGAGATACCGGAGCACGGCGCCGGAATGGTCACGCTGATGACCCTGCACACCGCGAAGGGGCTGGAGTTCCCGGTGGTGTTCGTGACGGGCTGGGAGGACGGCATGTTCCCGCACATGCGGGCGCTGGACGACCCGATGGAGCTGTCCGAGGAACGGCGCCTGGCTTACGTCGGCATCACCCGCGCCCGGCAACGGCTGTACGTGAGCCGGGCCATCGTCCGGTCATCCTGGGGGCAGCCCATGCTGAACCCGGAATCGCGCTTCCTGCGCGAGATTCCGCAGCAGCTCATCGACTGGCGCCGGGTCGCGCCCAAGCCGTCGTTCAGTGCGCCGGTGAGCGGCGCCGGGCGTTTCGGCACCCCACGGTCGGCACCCACGCGTTCCGGGGCGAGCAAGCGGCCACTGGTGGTGCTGGAGCCGGGTGATCGGGTGACCCACGACAAATACGGACTGGGGCGCGTCGAGGAGGTCTCCGGCGTCGGCGAATCCGCGATGTCGCTGATCGACTTCGGGAGTGCCGGGCGGGTCAAACTGATGCACAACCACGCGCCGATCAGCAAGCTCTGA
- the pgi gene encoding glucose-6-phosphate isomerase, with the protein MTSESIPDITGTAAWDALRKHHDQIGATHLRELFADDPNRGRDLTLTVGDLYIDYSKHRVTRETVRLLIDLARAANLEERRDAMFAGAHINTSEDRAVLHTALRLPRNAELTVDGQDVVKDVHEVLDAMGDFTDRLRSGDWKGATGERIKTVVNIGIGGSDLGPVMVYQALRHYADAGISARFVSNVDPADLVATLADLEPATTLFVIASKTFSTLETLTNATAARRWLTDALGDSAVAKHFVAVSTNKRLVDEFGINTDNMFGFWDWVGGRYSVDSAIGLSVMAVIGREAFADFLSGFHIVDEHFRTAPLESNAPALLGLIGLWYNNFFDAQSRAVLPYSNDLARFAAYLQQLTMESNGKSTRADGTPVTTDTGEIYWGEPGTNGQHAFYQLLHQGTRLIPADFIGFSQPLDDLPTAEGTGSMHDLLMSNFFAQTQVLAFGKTAEEIAGEGTPADVVPHKVMPGNRPSTSILATRLTPSVLGQLIALYEHQVFTEGVVWGIDSFDQWGVELGKTQAKALLPVITSDTSPEKQSDSSTDALVRHYRAERGRAG; encoded by the coding sequence ATGACCTCCGAATCCATTCCCGACATCACCGGCACTGCGGCGTGGGACGCCCTGCGCAAGCATCACGATCAGATCGGAGCCACCCACCTTCGCGAACTCTTCGCCGACGACCCGAACCGCGGCCGCGACCTCACCCTCACCGTCGGTGATCTCTACATCGACTACAGCAAACATCGCGTCACGCGCGAGACGGTGCGGCTGCTGATCGACCTGGCCCGTGCGGCCAACCTGGAAGAGCGCCGTGACGCCATGTTCGCCGGGGCTCACATCAACACTTCCGAGGACCGCGCGGTGCTGCACACCGCGCTGCGACTGCCCCGCAACGCCGAGCTGACGGTCGACGGCCAGGACGTCGTCAAAGACGTGCACGAAGTACTCGACGCAATGGGTGACTTCACCGATCGGTTGCGCAGCGGTGACTGGAAAGGCGCCACCGGCGAGCGCATCAAGACCGTGGTCAACATCGGGATCGGCGGGTCGGACCTGGGTCCGGTGATGGTCTACCAGGCGTTGCGTCACTACGCCGACGCAGGCATCTCCGCGCGCTTCGTCTCCAACGTGGACCCGGCCGACCTGGTCGCCACCCTGGCCGATTTAGAGCCTGCCACAACACTTTTCGTCATCGCGTCGAAGACGTTCTCCACCCTGGAGACGCTGACCAACGCAACCGCCGCGCGCCGCTGGCTGACCGACGCACTCGGCGACTCCGCGGTGGCCAAGCACTTCGTCGCCGTCTCCACCAACAAGCGACTGGTCGACGAATTCGGGATCAACACCGACAACATGTTCGGGTTCTGGGACTGGGTCGGCGGGCGCTACTCGGTGGACTCGGCGATCGGGCTCTCGGTGATGGCCGTGATCGGCCGAGAGGCGTTCGCCGACTTCCTTTCCGGCTTCCACATCGTCGACGAGCATTTCCGGACCGCACCGCTCGAGTCGAATGCGCCTGCGCTGCTTGGTCTTATCGGCCTGTGGTACAACAACTTCTTCGACGCGCAATCGCGCGCGGTGTTGCCGTACTCCAACGACCTGGCCCGCTTCGCCGCATATCTGCAACAGCTGACCATGGAATCCAACGGCAAGTCGACCCGGGCCGACGGTACGCCGGTTACCACCGATACTGGTGAAATCTATTGGGGCGAGCCGGGAACGAACGGCCAGCACGCGTTCTACCAGCTCCTGCACCAAGGCACGCGGCTGATACCGGCGGACTTCATCGGCTTCAGCCAACCCCTTGACGACCTGCCGACCGCCGAGGGCACCGGCAGCATGCACGACCTGTTGATGAGCAACTTCTTCGCCCAGACCCAGGTGCTGGCCTTCGGCAAGACCGCCGAGGAGATCGCCGGCGAAGGCACCCCGGCCGACGTGGTGCCACACAAGGTGATGCCCGGAAACCGGCCGTCCACTTCAATTTTGGCCACGAGGCTAACGCCGTCGGTGCTGGGCCAACTGATCGCGCTCTACGAGCATCAGGTGTTCACCGAGGGCGTGGTGTGGGGCATCGACTCGTTCGACCAGTGGGGTGTGGAACTCGGCAAGACGCAGGCCAAGGCGCTGCTGCCGGTGATCACCAGCGACACTTCGCCGGAGAAGCAATCGGACAGCTCGACCGATGCGCTGGTGCGCCACTACCGCGCCGAACGGGGCCGCGCCGGCTGA
- a CDS encoding chorismate mutase, with translation MRPEPPPHENAEIAEMNTETIGTDQLSIDELRQEIDRLDAEILAAVKRRAEVSQAIGKVRMASGGTRLVHSREMKVIERYSELGPEGKDLAMLLLRLGRGRLGH, from the coding sequence ATGAGACCAGAACCACCACCTCACGAGAACGCGGAGATTGCAGAAATGAACACAGAGACGATCGGCACAGATCAGCTCAGCATCGACGAGTTGCGCCAGGAGATCGACCGGCTGGACGCCGAGATCCTGGCCGCGGTCAAACGACGCGCCGAAGTGTCCCAGGCGATCGGCAAAGTCCGGATGGCCTCCGGCGGCACCCGGCTGGTGCACAGCCGCGAGATGAAGGTGATCGAACGCTACAGCGAACTGGGTCCCGAGGGTAAAGACCTGGCGATGCTGCTGTTGCGTCTGGGCCGGGGACGACTCGGCCACTAG
- a CDS encoding SDR family oxidoreductase — protein sequence MTRQKILITGASSGLGAGMARAFAAQGRDLALCARRTDRLEELKAELSQQYPSIKIAVAQLDVNDHDQVPKVFGELSDELGGIDRIIVNAGIGKGARLGSGKLWANKATLETNLIAALVQIEAALEMFNQRGSGHLVLISSVLGNKGVPGVKAAYAASKAGVSSLGESLRAEYAKGPIKVSVMEPGYIESEMTAKSGTTMLMVDNETGVRKLVAAIEREPGRAAVPWWPWAPLVQLMRVLPPPLTKRFA from the coding sequence GTGACCCGCCAGAAAATCCTCATCACCGGAGCAAGTTCCGGCCTGGGCGCCGGGATGGCCCGCGCCTTCGCCGCCCAGGGCCGTGACCTGGCGCTCTGCGCCCGCCGCACCGACCGCCTGGAAGAGCTGAAAGCTGAACTCTCGCAACAGTATCCGTCAATCAAGATCGCGGTGGCTCAGCTCGACGTCAACGACCATGACCAGGTGCCGAAAGTGTTCGGGGAGTTGAGCGACGAATTGGGCGGAATCGACCGCATCATCGTCAACGCCGGCATCGGCAAGGGGGCGCGGCTCGGCTCCGGCAAGTTATGGGCCAACAAGGCGACCCTGGAAACCAATCTCATCGCGGCGCTGGTGCAGATCGAAGCTGCGCTGGAAATGTTCAACCAGCGCGGATCCGGTCATCTGGTGCTCATCTCTTCGGTGCTGGGCAACAAGGGCGTACCCGGTGTCAAGGCCGCCTACGCCGCAAGCAAAGCCGGCGTGAGCTCGCTCGGTGAATCGCTGCGCGCCGAATACGCCAAAGGCCCCATCAAGGTGTCGGTGATGGAGCCCGGTTACATCGAGTCGGAGATGACCGCCAAGTCGGGCACCACAATGTTGATGGTGGACAACGAAACTGGTGTGAGGAAGCTCGTCGCCGCCATCGAGCGCGAACCTGGCCGCGCGGCTGTGCCGTGGTGGCCGTGGGCGCCGCTGGTTCAGCTGATGCGGGTGCTGCCACCGCCGCTGACCAAGCGCTTCGCCTGA
- a CDS encoding zinc finger domain-containing protein has translation MVNDPQQVPQIASLGPDALELGPDDLARVLAGNTGRIKTVITDQKVIAGIGNAYSDEILHVARLSPFATAAKLSAEQLSTLHDAMISVLTDAVSRSVGQGAATLKGEKRSGLRVHARTGLPCPVCGDTVREVSFADKSFQYCPTCQTGGKVLADRRMSRLLK, from the coding sequence CTGGTCAACGACCCACAGCAAGTTCCGCAGATCGCCTCCCTGGGCCCGGACGCGCTGGAACTCGGCCCCGACGATCTCGCCCGCGTACTGGCCGGCAACACCGGCCGGATCAAGACCGTCATCACCGACCAGAAGGTGATCGCCGGCATCGGCAACGCCTACAGCGACGAGATCCTGCACGTCGCGCGTCTGTCGCCGTTCGCCACCGCCGCGAAACTGTCCGCCGAGCAGCTCTCTACCCTGCACGACGCGATGATCTCCGTCCTCACCGACGCGGTGAGCCGATCGGTAGGCCAGGGCGCGGCCACGCTCAAAGGCGAAAAGCGCTCCGGGCTGCGGGTGCACGCCCGCACCGGGTTGCCGTGCCCGGTGTGCGGGGACACCGTGCGCGAAGTGTCGTTCGCGGACAAGTCTTTTCAGTACTGCCCGACGTGTCAGACCGGCGGTAAGGTGCTGGCCGACCGGCGCATGTCGCGGCTGCTGAAGTGA
- the sucD gene encoding succinate--CoA ligase subunit alpha — protein sequence MAIFLTSENKVVVQGITGAEATKHTARMLAAGTQIVGGVNARKAGTTVAHKDVDGNPVELPVFGSVVEAIEKTGADVSIIFVPPVFAKDAMIEAIDSEIPLLVVITEGIPVQDSAYAWAYNVQKGQKTRIIGPNCPGIISPGQSLVGITPANISGPGPVGLVSKSGTLTYQMMYELRDFGFTTSIGIGGDPIIGTTHIDAIEAFEKDPDTKLIVMIGEIGGDAEERAADFIKANVTKPVVGYVAGFTAPEGKTMGHAGAIVSGSSGTAAAKKDALEAAGVKVGKTPSETAALAREILKTL from the coding sequence ATGGCTATCTTCCTGACTTCTGAGAACAAGGTCGTCGTCCAGGGCATCACCGGCGCGGAGGCGACCAAGCACACCGCGCGGATGTTGGCGGCCGGCACCCAGATCGTCGGCGGCGTCAACGCGCGCAAGGCGGGCACCACGGTCGCGCACAAGGACGTCGACGGGAATCCGGTCGAGTTGCCGGTGTTCGGCAGCGTCGTGGAGGCCATCGAGAAGACCGGCGCCGACGTGTCGATCATCTTCGTGCCGCCGGTGTTCGCCAAGGACGCGATGATCGAGGCCATCGACTCGGAGATCCCGCTGCTGGTGGTCATCACCGAGGGAATCCCGGTGCAGGACAGCGCCTATGCGTGGGCCTACAACGTCCAAAAAGGCCAGAAGACCCGCATCATCGGGCCGAACTGCCCGGGCATCATCAGCCCCGGGCAGTCGTTGGTCGGAATCACCCCGGCCAACATCAGCGGCCCCGGTCCGGTCGGGCTGGTGTCCAAGTCCGGCACGCTGACCTACCAGATGATGTACGAGTTGCGCGATTTCGGGTTCACCACCTCGATCGGCATCGGCGGCGACCCGATCATCGGCACCACCCACATCGACGCCATCGAGGCCTTCGAGAAGGACCCCGACACCAAGCTCATCGTGATGATCGGTGAGATCGGCGGTGACGCCGAGGAGCGCGCGGCCGACTTCATCAAGGCGAACGTCACCAAGCCGGTCGTCGGCTACGTCGCGGGATTCACCGCGCCGGAGGGCAAGACGATGGGTCACGCGGGCGCCATCGTGTCCGGCTCGTCGGGCACCGCGGCCGCCAAGAAGGACGCATTGGAAGCCGCCGGTGTCAAGGTGGGCAAGACGCCGTCGGAGACTGCGGCGCTGGCTCGGGAGATCCTGAAGACGCTGTAG
- a CDS encoding M23 family metallopeptidase, whose protein sequence is MVTIRGHFSLSQHLFARSAAAVSARASRERWPHHRNEVTEIIPLDGFDELDDMELADLDELDFGESEFAFDDLLLQAPELDDLDDTDDLTPMWLAAPATEVLPRVSVETAHAITEVINVTPVPRRGGSHRKQPTSAAKGRLLIGAMAAGAAAAATHTAVSQTDNNTKIETVLTANASTLTGGSGNAGTSTPRGVQVIAAQPANAALHNEELARGVAFAQERAQREARLQQPLYVMPTKGIYTSNFGYRWGVLHAGIDLANSIGTPIYAVSDGVVIDAGPTAGYGAWVKLLHADGTVTLYGHVNTTLVGVGERVMAGDQIATMGNRGNSTGPHLHFEVLLNGSERIDPVPWLAKRGLSVGNYAG, encoded by the coding sequence ATGGTCACGATCCGAGGACATTTCAGCTTGTCCCAGCACCTTTTCGCTCGCTCTGCCGCCGCAGTATCTGCGCGCGCATCCCGGGAACGCTGGCCCCATCACCGCAACGAAGTCACCGAGATCATCCCGTTAGACGGGTTTGATGAACTCGATGACATGGAGCTGGCCGACCTCGACGAGTTGGATTTCGGCGAGTCCGAGTTCGCGTTCGACGACCTGCTGCTGCAGGCCCCGGAGCTCGACGACCTCGACGACACCGACGATCTGACGCCGATGTGGCTGGCGGCCCCGGCCACCGAGGTCCTGCCCCGCGTCTCCGTTGAGACAGCGCACGCGATCACCGAGGTCATCAACGTCACGCCCGTCCCGCGTCGCGGCGGCAGCCACCGCAAGCAGCCGACCAGTGCCGCCAAGGGACGTCTGCTGATCGGCGCGATGGCCGCCGGGGCGGCAGCCGCGGCGACCCACACCGCCGTCAGCCAGACCGACAACAACACCAAGATCGAGACGGTGCTCACCGCCAACGCCTCGACGCTCACCGGTGGGTCCGGTAACGCCGGCACCAGCACACCGCGAGGCGTGCAGGTCATCGCCGCCCAGCCGGCCAATGCGGCGCTGCACAACGAAGAACTCGCCCGCGGCGTGGCCTTCGCGCAGGAGCGCGCCCAGCGCGAGGCGCGTCTGCAGCAGCCGCTGTACGTCATGCCCACCAAGGGCATCTACACCTCGAACTTCGGCTACCGCTGGGGCGTCCTGCACGCCGGCATCGACCTGGCCAACTCGATCGGGACCCCGATCTACGCGGTTTCCGATGGTGTCGTGATCGACGCGGGCCCCACCGCGGGCTACGGAGCGTGGGTCAAGCTGCTGCACGCCGATGGCACCGTCACGCTGTACGGCCACGTGAACACCACACTGGTCGGCGTCGGCGAACGCGTGATGGCGGGCGACCAGATCGCCACCATGGGCAATCGGGGCAACTCCACCGGCCCGCACCTGCACTTCGAGGTGCTGCTGAACGGCAGTGAGCGGATCGACCCGGTGCCGTGGCTGGCCAAGCGGGGATTGTCCGTCGGCAACTACGCCGGCTGA